Proteins encoded by one window of Melanotaenia boesemani isolate fMelBoe1 chromosome 10, fMelBoe1.pri, whole genome shotgun sequence:
- the kti12 gene encoding protein KTI12 homolog, with protein MPLIVMCGYPCSGKTQRAEELKKYFEDGTDRKVHIVGDGVLGVERNGVYADSQKEKNVRASLKAEVERKVNKDDIVILDSLNYIKGYRYELFCLIKHAQTPHCLVYCLTSNEQSSLWNMSRDAAEQYSQDIFDALVQRFEAPDSRNRWDSPLFTILKDDTLPFEALSDAIFKRKAPPPNQSTQSQPLSSANFLYELDKITQDVLMAIFNAQKTSVPGDQISVPGATEKVELTRNINMAELRKLRRQFISYSKMHPTENTGQISNMFVQYLNKSFH; from the exons ATGCCCTTAATAGTGATGTGCGGTTACCCTTGTAGTGGTAAAACACAAAGGGCAGAAGAACTGAAGAAGTATTTTGAAGACGGCACCGACCGAAAAGTCCATATTGTTGGAGACGGAGTCCTGGGCGTTGAAAGAAACGGTGTTTACGCAG ATtctcaaaaggaaaaaaatgtcagaGCATCTCTGAAAGCTGAGGTAGAGAG GAAGGTCAACAAGGATGACATCGTAATTTTGGACTcattaaattacataaaag GTTACCGCTATGAGCTTTTCTGTCTCATCAAACATGCACAGACACCACATTGCCTG GTATACTGTTTAACATCAAATGAACAGAGCTCATTATGGAACATGAGCAGAGATGCGGCTGAGCAGTACAGCCAGGACAT ctTTGATGCATTAGTCCAGAGATTTGAAGCTCCTGACTCCAGAAACAGATGGGACAGTCCTCTCTTCACTATCCTGAAAGATGACACTCTTCCATTTGAAGCTTTATCTGAtgcaatttttaaaagaaaagctccCCCACCGAACCAGTCTACTCAGAGT CAACCTTTGTCTTCTGCAAACTTCTTGTATGAATTGGACAAGATCACACAAGATGTGTTAATG GCCATTTTTAATGCTCAGAAGACAAGCGTTCCCGGGGATCAGATCTCAGTTCCAGGAGCTACAGAAAAG GTGGAGCTCACCAGGAACATCAACATGGCAGAGCTGCGGAAACTACGACGCCAGTTCATCAGCTACAGCAAGATGCATCCAACAGAGAACACCGGGCAGATATCCAACATGTTTGTTCAGTATTTAAATAAGAGTTTTCATTGA
- the znf592 gene encoding zinc finger protein 592, producing the protein MGDMKTPDFDDLLAAFDIPDATGLDAKEPIQGSHEEAESQLKHTGMCLDDSLLSNQDTATTDIPVISVIVKNTSRQGSLEGFNDRLHSGPALHNGFQGPGTCTDPAKSSSTGFSKSLVFALNGESSRELSVEAPVQQKPDGTPILSQSNSQISPISSPDSEDTLCSRDEMLSKQETPSFQAAPVLVETSVPDNHKEMDLCIFDSCPDYTHGGRVENGQSENPSDMCVSNQIEKTPSETSALPHQSNNRSFIETNNNLGNTVDVTASYSPVTSQTPKLSFCLEALVALNARKDPSEQNSSRVSSAIQKDCVKASPKVPISPRSPRSPLEVVKRLIKPSDSPVSIGSDSSGKGSPAVLSGSPPAIPRVRIKTIKTTSGQIKRTVTSVLPDSETDEIHSAYESSPSQSMISEDSYCNVSPHQSHTGDYVVGIQTNNNPANTSSPKVLHRKSEVKSEEKRKSASLFHNPTGHVKRSSAHQVQKPKRASATRGHTTNTNFLPKAMHLASLNLVPHSVAASVAARSISHQQSQYTLSSSVCSTVPLVHQIKTASSFPRTAPSNTAAETLSRLLKNINPIPVHVPNLNPPPESDISLPPHGYCCLECGDSFGVERSLAYHYSRRSVHIEVGCTHCGKTLVFFNKCALLAHAREHKHNGMVMQCTQLHVKPISEENMFVPLSTVSMNAGSHTPALFSPKSEPVLPLYVENVIQHRFHCVECNKQLPDSKALAGHYQKSSEDLEGLICKVCSMLLPNKCSFRAHQRLHAHKSPFCCPECGALSRSADIQKHVRENCLHYARKAWYKCLHCEIVFKTLEGQKTHIEEKHCEVFYKCSVCPVAFKTSDSCEVHLKNKHSASKQSPQLVFKCSCEVVFKKKKLLFQHFYQDANKRVTCIFKCPECNCVFPQKRLFMQHFNGVHAGNIAAETEKDTRDKDQTNWRLDSHSVQQQKSHNPRKITDSPRKKSEQNGKPRIKPSGWTCGECLQWFTERESYISHVKTNHGKPVRKYPCRHCEQSFNSATSLRRHVRSDHDGKRRIYTCWYCTDTKTTFTTSVMLKNHISLMHGIKNPDLSQMPKTSNQECKKALGKGLVSATPAVDTQTDHQDHTDIEVPSAKRLKTQFRCSKCGFITDDRTEFQQHIPQHKTDKNTPQCLYCGLCFTSVLSLNRHLFIVHKVKDLEEEEKGEANVGEKDQGDQPLISAEAGKVNESTPLLGEKPESLSCTKTSDCHV; encoded by the exons ATGGGTGACATGAAAACCCCAGATTTTGATGATCTGCTGGCAGCCTTTGATATCCCAGATGCCACAGGACTGGATGCCAAAGAGCCTATCCAGGGAAGTCATGAGGAGGCAGAAAGTCAGCTGAAACACACAGGGATGTGTCTGGATGACAGCTTACTGAGTAACCAAGATACCGCAACAACAGACATCCCCGTTATAAGTGTAATAGTTAAAAACACAAGTCGGCAAGGGTCATTGGAAGGTTTCAATGACAGGCTTCACTCAGGACCAGCACTGCACAATGGATTCCAGGGACCGGGGACCTGCACTGACCCTGCAAAATCAAGCAGCACTGGCTTTTCCAAATCACTTGTGTTTGCTTTAAATGGGGAGAGTTCAAGAGAACTCTCTGTAGAGGCTCCTGTTCAGCAAAAACCTGATGGAACGCCAATATTGTCCCAGTCAAATTCACAAATTAGTCCCATTTCCAGTCCAGATTCTGAGGACACTCTGTGTAGTAGGGATGAAATGCTCTCAAAACAAGAAACACCCAGTTTTCAAGCAGCTCCTGTTTTGGTGGAAACGTCAGTCCCAGACAATCACAAAGAAATGGACCTTTGTATATTTGATAGCTGTCCCGATTACACTCACGGAGGTAGAGTAGAGAATGGCCAAAGTGAGAACCCCTCTGACATGTGTGTCAGTAATCAAATAGAGAAAACACCTAGTGAAACCAGTGCATTGCCCCATCAAAGCAATAACCGGAGCTTTATTGAGACCAACAACAATTTAGGAAACACagtagatgtgactgcctcttATTCACCTGTCACATCTCAGACACCAAAGTTGTCTTTTTGTCTTGAGGCTCTGGTTGCTCTAAACGCTAGAAAAGATCCCAGTGAGCAGAATAGTTCCAGAGTGTCCTCTGCGATTCAGAAGGATTGCGTTAAAGCTAGCCCCAAGGTTCCCATATCCCCACGAAGCCCCAGAAGTCCACTTGAAGTAGTGAAACGATTAATAAAACCCTCTGACAGCCCTGTGAGCATTGGCAGTGATAGCAGTGGCAAAGGATCACCTGCAGTTTTGTCTGGGTCACCCCCAGCCATACCCAGGGTCAGAATCAAGACGATTAAAACCACATCTGGGCAGATCAAACGCACAGTCACCAGTGTGCTACCTGACTCGGAGACAGATGAAATTCACTCTGCTTATGAATCCTCTCCATCTCAGAGTATGATTAGTGAAGATTCTTACTGCAATGTGTCTCCTCATCAGTCTCATACCGGTGATTACGTTGTTGGGATACAGACTAATAACAACCCAGCTAACACATCTTCACCAAAGGTTTTACACAGAAAGTCTGAAGTAAAATCTGAGGAAAAAAGGAAGTCTGCATCATTGTTTCATAATCCCACTGGTCATGTCAAAAGATCTTCTGCACATCAGGTGCAGAAACCAAAGAGAGCATCAGCTACAAGAGGCCATACAACTAATACAAATTTCCTTCCAAAAGCAATGCACTTAGCCAGTCTAAATCTGGTCCCTCATAGTGTTGCTGCTTCAGTAGCTGCACGGTCCATCTCCCATCAACAGAGTCAATACACACTTTCTTCTTCAGTGTGCAGTACTGTCCCCTTGGTGCATCAGATCAAAACTGCCAGTTCATTTCCCCGTACAGCTCCTTCAAACACAGCTGCAGAAACCTTAAGCAGACTTTTAAAGAACATTAACCCTATTCCTGTACATGTGCCCAACTTGAACCCACCTCCAGAGAGCGACATCAGCCTACCACCCCATGGATATTGCTGTCTTGAGTGTGGGGACTCCTTTGGGGTTGAAAGAAGTCTTGCGTATCATTACAGCAGGAGGAGCGTTCACATTGAAGTAGGATGTACACACTGTGGAAAGACTTTGGTTTTCTTTAACAAGTGTGCCTTGTTGGCACATGCACGTGAGCACAAACACAACGGCATGGTGATGCAGTGCACGCAACTCCATGTAAAACCCATATCGGAGGAGAATATGTTTGTACCACTGAGTACTGTGTCGATGAATGCAGGCTCTCACACCCCGGCATTGTTCTCACCCAAAAGTGAACCCGTCTTGCCATTATACGTGGAAAATGTCATTCAGCACAGATTCCATTGTGTGGAGTGTAACAAGCAGTTACCTGACAGTAAAGCACTAGCAGGCCACTACCAGAAGTCCTCAGAAGATTTGGAAGGACTG ATTTGTAAAGTGTGCTCAATGTTGTTACCCAACAAATGCAGCTTCAGAGCTCACCAACGCCTTCATGCACATAAGTCCCCTTTCTGCTGTCCTGAATGTGGTGCCTTGAGTCGTTCTGCAGACATACAGAAGCATGTCAGAGAAAACTGTCTGCATTATGCCCGCAAGGCTTGGTACAA atgTCTTCACTGTGAAATTGTATTCAAAACCCTGGAAGGTCAAAAGACTCACATTGAAGAGAAACACTGTGAAGTCTTTTACAAGTGCTCCGTCTGTCCAGTTGCCTTCAAGACCTCTGACAGCTGtgaagtacatttaaaaaataaacacagtgcTTCCAAACAATCACCTCA GTTAGTCTTTAAGTGCTCGTGTGAGGTGGTTTTCAAGAAAAAGAAGCTACTTTTTCAGCACTTCTATCAGGATGCCAACAAGCGAGTTACATGCATATTTAAGTGTCCAGAATGCAACTGTGTTTTTCCACAAAAGCGGCTTTTTATGCAGCATTTCAAT GGTGTGCATGCTGGAAACATtgcagcagagacagaaaaggACACTAGAGATAAAGACCAAACTAACTGGCGTCTGGATTCACATTCTGTCCAACAACAGAAGAGTCACAACCCTCGTAAAATCACTGATAGTCCCAGAAAAAAATCAGAGCAGAACGGCAAACCACGCATAAAACCCAGTGGCTGGACCTGTGGAGAGTGTCTGCAGTGGTTCACTGAGCGAGAATCCTACATTTCTCATGTGAAGACCAACCATGGAAAG CCAGTGAGGAAGTATCCATGCCGACACTGTGAGCAGTCATTCAACTCTGCAACCAGTCTAAGAAGACATGTTCGCAGTGACCATGATGGAAAAAGGAGAATTTACACTTGTTG GTATTGCACAGATACCAAGACAACATTCACAACAAGTGTGATGTTGAAGAACCACATAAGCCTTATGCATGGAATTAAAAACCCGGATCTTAGTCAAATGCCTAAAACATCCAACCAGGAATGCAAAAAAGCTCTGGGCAAG GGGCTCGTTTCAGCGACACCTGCTGTGGACACGCAGACTGACCACCAGGATCACACTGATATCGAGGTTCCTTCAGCAAAACGTCTCAAAACTCAGTTTCGTTGTTCAAAATGCGGTTTTATCACAGATGACCGCACAGAGTTCCAGCAGCATATACCTCAgcataaaacagataaaaacactcctcagtgcCTTTACTGCGGCCTGTGTTTCACGTCTGTTCTGTCTCTCAATAGACATCTTTTTATTGTCCACAAAGTCAAAgatctggaggaagaggagaaggggGAGGCAAATGTTGGGGAAAAGGATCAGGGTGATCAGCCACTTATATCAGCTGAGGCTGGTAAGGTAAATGAATCTACACCTTTGCTGGGAGAAAAGCCAGAAAGTCTTAGCTGTACTAAGACATCAGACTGTCACGTATAA
- the ch25hl1.1 gene encoding cholesterol 25-hydroxylase-like protein 1, member 1 — MVNISEFPLQLLPFRASDRLLQPLWDYLLLHHLPLISSPFFPVILAFSSYFFFSLPFAVLDLLGERVPLFHQYKIQPDRQPTLGMMAKSFMGALYNHIFFVIPAVIISMFILPTPSLPQEAPTMCEVFIDGLAALLLFDTQYYIWHFIHHKHKQLYRWVHAVHHEYISPFSWSTEQLSIPELMTVGLWSNQDPILLKCHPLTTWCVTVFSIWMSVEDHIGYDLPWTLNHLVPFGLLGGAPAHDMHHQKPNSNYAPFFSHWDRIFGTAVTLRKKPIRR, encoded by the coding sequence ATGGTGAACATCagtgagtttcctctgcagctcctgCCTTTTAGGGCCTCGGACCGTCTTCTGCAGCCACTCTGGGATTATTTGCTTTTGCATCACCTGCCTCTCATCTCGTCTCCTTTTTTCCCCGTCATTCTCGCCTTTTCCAGCTACTTCTTCTTCAGTTTACCTTTTGCTGTTCTTGACCTCTTAGGAGAAAGGGTTCCTTTATTCCACCAGTACAAGATCCAACCAGACCGGCAGCCAACACTGGGAATGATGGCTAAAAGCTTTATGGGAGCTCTATATAATCATATCTTCTTTGTTATACCAGCTGTGATTATTAGTATGTTCATATTGCCGACACCATCACTGCCACAGGAAGCTCCAACAATGTGTGAGGTATTTATCGATGGCTTGGCTGCACTTCTCCTTTTTGACACTCAGTACTACATTTGGCATTTCATACaccataaacataaacagctttACCGCTGGGTTCATGCAGTCCACCATGAATACATTTCACCATTCTCATGGTCTACTGAGCAGCTCAGCATCCCAGAACTGATGACAGTGGGGCTCTGGAGCAATCAAGACCCAATTCTTCTAAAGTGCCATCCACTGACCACATGGTGCGTGACAGTTTTCAGTATCTGGATGTCTGTTGAGGACCACATAGGCTACGACCTGCCGTGGACCCTGAACCATCTGGTGCCTTTTGGTCTGCTGGGTGGTGCACCTGCTCACGACATGCACCACCAGAAGCCGAACAGTAACTATGCTCCTTTCTTCAGCCACTGGGACAGAATTTTTGGCACTGCAGTCACTTTGAGAAAAAAACCCATAAGGAGATAA